The Leptospira harrisiae sequence TCGTTCAGTACTTCAACGAGTTCTTGGAATTCATCGCCTTTTCGAATGCGAATGGTCTCAATGGGATCTCCAGATGCCATACGTTGTAAGGATCGTTTGATACTAAAAACGGGTCCTGCCATTTTATGAGATTTAAATACAGAAAATACAGTGATGAGTAATAAATATAGAATGGAAAGTGTGACTACAGCATCAAATTGAATGGTATACATATTCAGTTGGTGGTCGTAGTTCGGAAGATAAATCTCTCGAGGAACAAATTTTTCTTTTGATTCACCAGGAGCTGGATCCTCGTTTTCCACTTTCCAAAAAACAGTTTGAGCGTCTTGTCGAAGACGAAAAACAGCACCTCCATCATATTTCGCTTGGTTCAACCAATAGAGAAAACCCAAAGTCACAAGTACTCCAGATATAAATAAGAGAGAATAATGAGCTAAAAACTTTAATTGAAATTCCTTATCGATAAGATAGTGAAAACGAAAGGTCTTTTTGTGATTTTGAGACATGGCTTACTTCAGGTGTTCCCCTAGGGTGTTAGGGAAGACCTTCTCAGAAAAAGATAATATTGTCAAAAACTTATAGAAATTAACGAATTTTTTCTGTTTCTAAGATCTTTTGGATCGGGATTTCGATAAGTCCTTCCAGTCCTTGGAAGTGAAGATGAG is a genomic window containing:
- a CDS encoding HAMP domain-containing protein, which produces MSQNHKKTFRFHYLIDKEFQLKFLAHYSLLFISGVLVTLGFLYWLNQAKYDGGAVFRLRQDAQTVFWKVENEDPAPGESKEKFVPREIYLPNYDHQLNMYTIQFDAVVTLSILYLLLITVFSVFKSHKMAGPVFSIKRSLQRMASGDPIETIRIRKGDEFQELVEVLNEVIQKRVGSPVKK